Proteins encoded by one window of Glycine soja cultivar W05 chromosome 15, ASM419377v2, whole genome shotgun sequence:
- the LOC114388709 gene encoding NAC domain-containing protein 73-like, whose protein sequence is MTWCNDSDEDRVIESTTPTITITPNTDGIKLTEEIRTITCPSCGHNIEFKDQGGIHDLPGLPAGVKFDPNDQEILEHLEAKVASDACKLHPLIDEFIPTLEGENGICYTHPEKLPGVSKDGQIRHFFHRPSKAYTTGTRKRRKVHTDDEGSETRWHKTGKTRAVFAAAGGAVKGFKKILVLYTNYGRQKKPEKTNWVMHQYHLGSTEEEKDGELVVSKVFYQTQPRQCGNPIIIKDSYEKMLNDGSGQDNINISLIPKTTATLLDCYTAPYIDYDHVHVSHNRESSSQLIIPSSVVQVDGSYIRLTMDAKKARFESNTGKRF, encoded by the exons ATGACATGGTGCAATGACTCTGATGAGGATAGGGTTATTGAATCAACGACGCCAACAATAACTATTACTCCTAACACTGATGGCATAAAGCTCACCGAAGAAATTAGAACCATAACATGCCCCTCGTGCGGCCATAACATTGAATTCAAAGATCAG GGTGGAATCCATGACTTGCCGGGGTTACCAGCTGGAGTGAAGTTTGACCCAAATGACCAAGAAATATTAGAACATTTGGAGGCAAAAGTGGCGTCTGATGCATGCAAGCTTCATCCCCTTATTGACGAGTTCATACCAACGCTTGAAGGCGAAAATGGGATCTGTTATACACACCCAGAAAAGCTACCAG GTGTTAGCAAAGATGGACAGATCCGCCACTTCTTTCACAGGCCCTCAAAAGCATACACAACTGGAacgaggaaaagaagaaaagttcACACTGATGATGAAGGAAGTGAAACAAGATGGCACAAAACGGGAAAAACTAGAGCAGTTTTTGCAGCAGCCGGTGGTGCAGTAAAAGGTTTTAAGAAAATACTAGTACTCTACACCAACTATGGAAGACAAAAGAAGCCTGAGAAAACTAATTGGGTGATGCATCAATACCATCTTGGCAGTActgaagaagagaaagatggaGAATTAGTTGTTTCAAAGGTCTTCTATCAGACACAACCTAGACAATGTGGCAATCCCATTATAATAAAGGATTCATACGAAAAAATGTTGAATGATGGAAGTGGCCAAGACAACATTAATATATCATTAATACCTAAAACTACTGCAACTCTTTTGGATTGCTACACTGCTCCTTACATAGATTATGATCACGTCCATGTGAGTCATAACAGGGAAAGTTCCTCACAACTAATTATTCCCAGCTCGGTTGTTCAAGTTGATGGCTCTTATATTCGCTTAACAATGGATGCAAAGAAAGCAAGATTTGAAAGTAACACTGGGAAGAGATTCTAG
- the LOC114388721 gene encoding serine/threonine-protein kinase-like protein ACR4 — translation MNHVEHIAYDMVMITLSISLIVLAIILFLACKKKPVESEETLPVKLCARAYPLMEIDAATDGFNHRRIIGQGRLGTVYAGTLEQEEQQLVAVKRIHPFLVLSNAGFGFSSVLKWLSLAQHPNVVPITGFSEAPGERVVLMEFVHMASLDFYLHQNQDGASLLDWNKRFRIAAGAARGLQYLHEVVAPNIVHGCVKSSNILIDVNFCARICDYGLNFLAPVEKRGTVGYVDDEYWSERRGGGVATKESDVYGLGVVLLELLSGKGCEGGMLVKWALPLIRETSFSELLDPRLVIPSDMKPLVRLAKVASACVGNSRKCRPSMAQVATILNNLETEVCL, via the coding sequence ATGAACCATGTTGAGCATATCGCTTATGACATGGTCATGATCACTCTATCCATATCTCTCATCGTTCTTGCCATCATCCTCTTCCTTGCTTGCAAGAAGAAGCCCGTTGAATCCGAAGAAACACTTCCCGTGAAGCTTTGTGCTCGTGCATACCCCTTGATGGAAATCGATGCTGCCACAGATGGCTTCAACCACAGGAGAATCATTGGCCAGGGTCGCTTAGGAACCGTGTATGCAGGGACACTAGAGCAAGAAGAACAACAACTTGTAGCCGTGAAGCGTATTCACCCCTTTCTTGTGTTGAGCAATGCAGGGTTTGGTTTCTCATCCGTGTTGAAGTGGCTCTCCTTGGCTCAACACCCCAACGTGGTTCCAATCACAGGGTTCTCAGAAGCACCCGGTGAGAGAGTTGTTTTGATGGAGTTTGTGCACATGGCAAGCTTGGACTTCTACTTGCACCAAAACCAAGATGGGGCTTCGCTTTTGGATTGGAACAAGAGGTTCAGGATTGCTGCTGGAGCAGCTAGAGGGCTTCAATACCTGCATGAAGTGGTGGCACCAAACATAGTACATGGATGTGTTAAGTCCTCTAATATTCTAATTGATGTTAACTTTTGTGCTAGGATTTGTGATTATGGGCTTAACTTTTTGGCACCTGTGGAAAAGAGGGGGACAGTGGGGTATGTGGATGATGAGTATTGGAGTGAAAGAAGGGGTGGTGGTGTAGCTACCAAGGAAAGTGATGTTTATGGGTTAGGGGTGGTTTTGTTGGAGCTTTTAAGTGGGAAAGGGTGTGAGGGAGGAATGTTGGTGAAGTGGGCTTTGCCTTTGATAAGGGAAACGAGTTTTAGTGAACTTTTGGATCCTAGGTTGGTGATTCCTTCTGACATGAAGCCTTTGGTTAGATTAGCCAAAGTTGCTTCAGCATGTGTTGGTAATTCACGCAAATGTAGGCCTTCGATGGCTCAAGTGGCAACCATTTTGAACAACTTAGAAACGGAAGTGTGTCTCTGA